The DNA region CGCTCCCGCGCCAGGTACACGAGCGCGAAGCCACCGCCGCCGATGCCGGAGGACTCGGGCTCGACCACGCTCAGCGCGAACGCGGCGGCCACGGCCGCGTCCACCGCGTTCCCTCCCTCCCGGAGCACCTGCGCGGCGGCGGCGCTGGCGGCGGGGTGACCGGTGGCGACCGCGCCGCGCGGGGAGGCGGCGGTGGCCGAGAGCAGGAGGGCGAGCAGGAGCGGCATGCCGGACCTCTACCACGCCGGGATCCCCCTCCCGACCGGTCCGGCGGGCACCTCCGGACGCACCCCCCGGCCGCCCGGGCGCCCGCGCTCCGGGTCACACGTGCGCAGGCTTGATCACAGCCCCCACCCGCGCCTAGCCTCCGCGACCATGCCACGCACCCGCACTCCGCTCGCCGCCATCGTCCTCGCCGCCGGCAAGGGCACCCGGATGAAGTCGAACAAGGCCAAGGTCCTGCACGAGGTCGCGGGCCGGCCGCTCGCGTACTACCCGGTGAAGCGCGCCGTGGAGCTGGGCGCGAGCCCGGTGGTGGTGGTGGTGGGCCACCAGGCCGAGGCGGTGGAGGCGGCGCTCTCCGCCGCGCTGCCCGAGGCGCCGCTGCGCTTCGCGGTCCAGGAGCAGCAGCTCGGCACGGCGCACGCGGTGCTCGCCGCGAAGCGCGCGCTGCGCGGCTACCGCGGCCCGGTGCTGATCCTGTCCGGCGACACGCCGCTCCTCCGCGCCGAGACGCTCGAGGCGGTCGTGTCCGCCCGCCGCCGGGCCCGCGCCGCGGTCTCGCTCGCCACCATGACGCTCGAGGCGCCGCGCGGCTACGGCCGGGTGGTGCGCGACGCGCGCGGCCGGCCGGCGCGCATCGTGGAGGAGAAGGACGCGACGGACGCCGAGCGCGCGGTGCGCGAGGTGAACGCGGGCCTCTACTGCGTGGACGCGGAGCTGCTCTGGAAGAAGCTCGCGAAGGTGGGCACCGCGAACGCGCAGCGCGAGTTCTACCTGACCGACCTCGTCCCCATGGCGGCGCAGGCGGGCGGCGTGGCCGGCGTCGAGGTGCCGGCGGAGGAGGCCTCGGGCGTCAACGACCGCATCGAGCTGGCGCGCGCCAACCGCGTGATGGTGGGCCGGCTCGCCGAGGCGTTCATGCGCGCCGGCGTGACCATCGAGGACCCGGCCCGCTTCGACTGCGACGAGGGCGTCGAGATCGGCGCGGACGCGGTGATCGAGCCGAACGTCCGGCTGCGCGGCCGCACCCGCGTCGGCGCGCGCACGCGGGTGGGCGTGGGGGCGGTCATCACCGACGGCGTGCTCGCCGACGGCGTGACCGTGAACCCGTACACGGTGATCTCGGAGGCGAAGGTCGCCGAGGGCGCCATCCTCGGCCCGTTCTCGCGCCTGCGCCCCGGCGCCGACATCGGCCCCGAGGCGCACGTGGGGAACTTCGTCGAGGTGAAGAAGAGCCGGCTCGGGAAGGGTGCGAAGGCGAACCACCTCGCCTACCTCGGCGACGCCGAGATCGGCGCGGGCGCGAACATCGGCGCCGGCACCATCACGTGCAACTACGACGGCGAGCGCAAGAACCCGACGCGGATCGGCGACGGGGCGTTCATCGGCTCGGACTCCATCCTGGTCGCGCCCATCGAGATCGGCGCCGGCGCCTACGTGGCGGCCGGCTCCACGCTCACCGATCCGGTGCCGGCAGGCGCCCTGGCGCTCGGCCGGGCGCGCCAGGTGACGAAGGAGGGGTGGGTGGCCCAGCGGCAGGCGGAGAAGCAGATGAAGGGGACGGCCACCGGCCCGGCGCCCGCCCGGAAGGGCCGCCCGGCCGCCCGGCGGGCGAGTTAGGCGCGCCCGCGCCACGCGTGGTATTGAGGCGACCCTATGTGCGGAATCGTTGGTTACGTCGGCCCCCGGCAGTGCGTGGATCTCATCGTGGGCGGCCTCCGGAAGCTCGAGTACCGGGGGTACGACTCGGCGGGCGTGGCGGTGGTCGGGCCGAACGGCCTGGCGGTGAAGCGGGCGAAGGGCAAGCTGCAGAACCTGGTGGCGCTGCTCGCCGACGCGCCGCTCGCCGGCACGACCGGCATCGGCCACACCCGCTGGGCCACGCACGGCAAGCCGTCCGACGAGAACGCGCACCCGCACTGCTACGGCGGGGTGGCGGTGGTCCACAACGGCATCATCGAGAACCACCTCGAGCTGAAGGCGGCGCTGGCGGGGCGCGGGCACAAGTTCTCGTCCGAGACCGACACCGAGATCTTCGCGCACCTCATCGCCGACGCGCTCGCCGCGGGCGCGCGCGACCTGCGCGACGCGGTGGGCCAGGCGCTCGCGCAGGTGAAGGGCACCTACGCCATCGCGGTGGTCTCGCAGCAGCGGCCCGACGAGATCGTCGCCGCCAAGAACGCCTCGCCGCTGGTGGTCGGCTACGGCAAGGGCGAGAGCTTCCTCGCCTCCGACGTGCCGGCCATCCTCGAGCACACGCGCGAGGTGGTCTACCTGGAGGAGGGCGAGCTGGCCGTGCTCACCCCCGCCGGCATCGCGCTGTACGGGCGCGACGGCGAGCCGCTCGCGCGCAAGCCGCGCAAGATCGAGTGGAGCGCGGTGGCCGCCGAGAAGGACGGCCACAAGCACTTCATGCACAAGGAGATCTTCGAGCAGCCGCGGGCGGTGGCCGACACCATCCGCGGGCGCGCCTCGCTGGAGCAGGGCGACGTCACGCTCGACGGCATGGAGCTGCCCGGGGACTACGCCCGCTCGCTGGAGCGGATCGTCATCGTGGCCTGCGGCACCTCCTGGCACGCCGGCCTCTCCGGGCGCCAGATGATCGAGTCGCTGGCGCGCGTGCCGGTGGAGGTGGAGCTCGCGAGCGAGTTCCGCAACCGCGATCCGCTGGTGAACGAGCGGGTGCTGTGCCTCGCCATCTCGCAGTCGGGCGAGACCGCCGACACGCTCGCCGCGGTGAAGATCGCCCGCGCCCGCGGCGCCCGCGCCTACGCGATCTGCAACGTGGTGGGCTCGGCCATCAGCCGCGAGTGCGACGGCGGCACGCTGTTCACCCGCGCCGGCCCCGAGATCGGCGTCGCCTCGACGAAGGCGTTCACCACCCAGCTCGCCGCGCTGTTCCTCATGGCGGTGCGCCTGGGCCGCCTCCGCGGCACGCTCTCGCCGGAGCGCGCCCGCGAGCTGCTCGAGGACCTGCGCCGCGTGCCCTCCTGGATGGAGCAGATGATCCGCCAGGAGGCGCAGCTCATGCCCATCGCGAAGCGCTGCGCCGCCGCGCGCGACGTGCTGTTCCTGGGCCGCGGGAGCGAGTACCCGGTGGCGCTGGAGGGCGCGCTCAAGCTGAAGGAGATCTCGTACATCCACGCCGAGGGCTACGCCGCCGGCGAGATGAAGCACGGCCCCATCGCGCTCATCGACGAGGAGCTGCCGGTGGTGGTGCTCGCCACGCGCGAGCCGGCGTACGAGAAGACGCTCGGCAACATGGAGGAGGTGCGGGCCCGCGGCGGCCAGGTGTTCGCCGTGGTGACCGAGGGCGACACGCACGCCGCCAGCCTGGCCGAGGTGGCGATCACCGTCCCGCCCGCGCCGCCGGCGCTGGTGCCGCTCCTGTCGATCATCCCGCTGCAGTTCCTCGCCTACCACGTAGCGGACCTGAAGGGCACCGACGTGGACCAGCCGCGCAACCTGGCGAAGAGCGTGACGGTCGAGTAGCGCGCCGGCCCCGCCGCGCCGGACCTCGCGCGCGGCGCGCGGGTGCGGTAGACCTCGGCCGTGGTCACCCGCCGCCTGTTCGTGGCCCTCGAGCCCACCGACGCCGTGCGCCGCCGCATCGGCGCCGCGGCCGACGCGCTGCGCGCCGACGCCGGGCGCGCGGCGGGCGACGTCCGCTGGGTGGCGCCCGACGGCGTGCACCTCACGCTGCAGTTCCTGGGCGCGGTGCCGGAGGAGCGGGTGGAGGCGGTGCGCGCCGCGGTGGAGGCGGCGGCCGCCGTCGCCCGGCCCATGGCGCTCGAGGTGAGCGGCGCGGGCGGCTTCCCCAACGCGCGCCGCCCGCGGGTGGTCTGGCTCGGGCTCGGCGGCGACGTGGCGGCGCTCTCGGCGCTGGTGGCCGACCTCGGCGCGCGGCTCGCGCCGCTCGGGTTCGCGCCCGAGTCGCGCCCGTTCTCGCCGCACCTCACGCTGGGCCGCGCGCGCGATCCGCGCGGCGCCCCCGGCCTCGGCGGCGCGCTGGCGGCGCAGGCCCGGGCCGACGGCTTCGGCTGGCGCGCGACCGAGCTGGTGCTGTTCGAGTCGCACCTCTCGCCGAAGGGCGCGCGCTACGAGGCGCTCCTGCGCGCGCCGCTCGGCGGCGGGTAGCGCCGCCCTACCCCGTCCGCCGCCGCGTCAGCTCCTTCAGCTGGCCGCCGACCACCGCCAGGAAGCGGCCGAAGAAGTCCTCGAACCGGCCGATCTCGTCGGGCGGCCCGGGCGGCGGCGCGGTCACGTCGTGGTCGCCGCCGGCGAGCCGCGCGGAGAGGTCCTCCATGGTGGACACCATCCGCGCCAGGCGCCCGAAGACCAGCCGCTGGAGGAACGCCACCAGCACGAGGGCGAGCAGCAGCGCCATGGCGCAGATCACCGCGAACACCCGCGTGCGCGCCCGCATGAACGTCGCGTGCACGTCGGTGATGTCGTGGAGCACGAACAGCGCGCCCACCCGGCGCCCGGCCGCGTCGCGCACCGGCACCAGGCCGCGCGCCAGGGTGCGCCCGCCGCGCTCCAGCTCGTCCACCAGCTGGCCCTCCTCCGGCACCGCGGCGAGATCGCCCTGGAACGCGCCGAGCGCCGGATCGTCGGAGGTCGCGTCCACCACCACGGTGGCGGGCTGGTCGTCCCAGGGATCGCGCCGGCCCTCGCGCGTGGCGGCCCACGCCGCGCGGTCGAGGAACCGCTTCTCCACCACCAGCGCGTAGGCGTCGCCGGTCTGTGCGCTCATGCGCCCGAGGAAGTGGTCCACCTCCTCGCCCAGCTCCACGTACCCCAGCGCCGCCCCGGCGTGCGCCAGCGGCCGGACGACGCGCAGCGCGAACGCGGTCTGGCCGAGCTCCATGCCGGCCCCGCGCCCGCCCGCCTGGACCGCCTGCGCGAGCGTGGCCCGCCGCACCACGTCGCCGTGCTGCTCGGGCTTGTGGACGCGCAGGAAGCAGGTCTGCGCCGGCGCCGCGTCGAGGAAGTACCAGTGCGTGATGTCGTGCTGCGCGCGCAGGCCGGCGAACACCGGCGCCGCGAGCGCCAGCAGCCGCTCGCGATCGCGCGCCGCGAACGCCTCGCCGAACGCCGGGTTCGCGGCGAGCGCGGAGAGCGTCGCGTCCAGCTTCTCCACGTCGGCGCGCTGCATGGCGGCGAACGTCCCGCCCGCCGCGCGGATGGCCTCGGTGCCCACCAGCCGCACGTTGCGCTCGGCGGCGCCTCGCACCACCGCGGCGACCGCGAGCGCCACCAGCGCGAGCGCGACCACGATGGCGAGCACCAGCTTCGTCTTGATCGAGATGGCCTTCATGTCGGGACCCCCGCGCTACGGGATGGGCTCGCCCAGCACCTGCCCCGCCACGCGGCGCAGGGCGTCTACCTTGGCCTCGTCGTCCGGCGTGGCCTCCTCGACCAGCGCCAGCGAGAAGCCCACGTGGATCGCGATGAGCCCCTTGGTCTTGAAGACCGGCAGGTTCTTGCGCGCGATCACGGCGTCGATCTGGCGGACCGTGTCGTACAGCTTCCCCATCGTTCGCTCCCCGCCGGCGTCGAGGGCCGGCCGGGCGACCCATTGCCAGCGGGGTGCCGCGCACCCGCGAAGCGATGACGCAGGGTTGGGTGACTCCCCTGCAGGGACGCCCCTACCCGGGGTGGTGCCGTACCTGCGCCGTCGCGCGCACCCGCACGCACGGCGGGGGGCGCACCGGCTTGCACTCCCCGCCGCGGCGCGCGAGATCTCCGAGCGTCGCTCGGCCGCACCGGAGGACGCACATGCCCAAGGACGCTCCCGCCGGACTCGCGCCCGGCTTCCTCGTCGCGGCGCCGGCGCTGGCGGACCCGAACTTCAACGGGTCGCTCGTGCTCATGGCCGAGCACCACGCGCAAGGTGCGCTCGGCTTCGTGGTGAACCGGCCCGGGCCCATCACGGTGGCCGACGTGCTCGGCGGCCTGGACGAGCGGCTGCGCGAGCGCGCCGAGGGCGCCGGGCGGGCGGACGACCCGGTGCTGGTGGGCGGGCCGGTGCAGCCGGAGCGGCTCTGGATCCTGTTCCGGCCCGGGCCGACCGCGCCCGAGGAGGGCGCGGTGGCGCTGGGGAGCGGGCTCGCGCTGGGCGGCTCGCGCGAGCTGCTGGAGGCGCTGGTCCGCTCGCGCGACCCGGGGCCGTACCTGCTGCTGCTCGGCTACGCCGGCTGGGCGCCGCTCCAGATCGAGCACGAGGTCGGCGAGGGGGCGTGGGTGCCCCTGCCGCTGCAGGGCGACCTCGTGTTCGACGTGCCCATGGAGAAGCGCTGGGAGACCGCGGTGCGGCGGCTCGGGCTCGATCCGGCCGGGTTCCTGGTGGGCGGGGGCGGCGCCGAGGCCTGACCGCCGCCCCGGCGGCGCGCTACGGCGCCTCCCAGGCCAGCTCGCACTCCGCGTCGAGCGCGCCGGTCTGCCGCGCCTGCGTGCGGATGTCCTTCGCCCCGACCCGCTCCAGCACCGCGGTGAACACGCCGCAGTGGAACGGCGGCGCGAGCAGCTCGCGGCGGAACGTGACGCGGGCCTGGCGCTCGCCGGTCCACTCCAGCCGCCGCTCGCCGTAGCTCACCGCGCCCTTGTAGGCGCTCGGGACGTTCGCGAGCAGCTGGCGCGCGCCGCCGGCCTCCGAGAGCGCCAGCATGGTCTTGCCGACCATCGAGTCGAGCACCATCCCGCCGGCGCGGTGCCCGATCCGGAAGAACGCCTGCTGCTCGCCGCCGAGCCGCCCGCCGATCCGGTCCGCGACCGCCGCGGCGAGCGCCAGGAAGTCGGTCACCGGGTAGCTGAAGAACTCCACCCGGCTCGCCTTGCCGGCCGGGTCGCAGGCGCGCGCGACCTCCTCGCCGGCGACCTCCCGCACCACCGAGAACAGCGCGTTGAAGACGAGCCCGCGGACGGTGTCGTCGCTGCGGGCGGCGGCGATGCGGGCCTCGAGGTCCTGTCGATCGACGGGCATGGACCGGGCAGTGTGCCCCAAGGGGCGGGGTGCCGGGCAGAGACCCGCTCGGGATGGGCGCGGATTCCCGCACCTTTCCTTGACTCCACCCGACCGTCCGTTCAGTATCCGGACGTTCAGGTCCGGCGCCCCCGGTGTCAGGGGGCGCTGGTAGGGAAGAAGGCACGCAGGAGAAGTCGCCGGGAGCGCCCTTCACAGAGGCCACGGCGAGCGGGGCCGAACGGATCGAGCCCCGCGCCAGGCGCGGCGCGCCCTACAAGGAGACGAAACATGCCCGTGGGACCGGAGAAGGAGAAGGCGATCGAGCTGGCCGTCGCGTCGATCGAGAAGGCGTTCGGCAAGGGCTCGATCATGCGCCTCGGCAACGAGGACGCGCTGGTGAAGGACGTCCAGGCGGTCTCGACCGGCGCGATCTCGCTGGACATCGCGCTCGGCGTGGGCGGCTTCCCGCGCGGCCGCATCATCGAGATCTACGGGCCGGAGTCCTCCGGCAAGACCACCCTGGCGCTGCACGCCATCGCCGAGGCGCAGCGGCGCGGCGGCATCGCCGCGTTCGTGGACGCCGAGCACGCGCTCGACGTGGGCTACGCCCGCAAGCTGGGCGTGCGCACCGACGACCTGCTCATCTCGCAGCCCGACAGCGGCGAGCAGGCGCTCGAGATCGTCGAGACCCTGGTCCGCTCCGGCGCCATCGACGTGCTGGTGGTGGACTCGGTGGCGGCCCTGGTGCCCAAGGCCGAGCTCGAGGGAGAGATGGGCGACGCGCACATGGGCGTGCAGGCCCGCCTCATGAGCCAGGCGCTCCGCAAGCTCACCGGCACCATCTCCAAGTCCTCGACCATCGTCATCTTCATCAACCAGATCCGCATGAAGATCGGCGTGATGTTCGGGAACCCGGAGACCACCACCGGCGGCAACGCGCTCAAGTTCTACGCGTCGCAGCGGCTCGACATCCGCCGCATCGGGGCCATCAAGGACGGCGACTCCGTCATCGGCAACCGCACCCGCGTGAAGGTGGTGAAGAACAAGGTCGCCCCGCCGTTCAAGGAGGTCGAGTTCGACATCATGTACGGCCACGGCATCAGCCGTGAGGGCGACGTGCTCGACCTCGCCTCGAACGAGGGCATCGTCGAGAAGAGCGGCACCTGGTTCAGCTTCGGCGGCGAGCGCATCGGCCAGGGGCGCGAGCAGACCAAGGCGTTCTTCCGCGAGCACCCCGAGATCCTCCAGCAGGTGGAGGCCCGCCTGTTCGAGAAGTTCGGCATCCACCGCGGCCCGGTGGCCGTCCCTTCCCCGCCGGCGGAGGAGCCGGCCGAGGAGCGGAAGCCCCGCGCCAAGGCGAAGTGATCCGCAACGCCCTCGCCCGCCCCCATGGGCGAGGGAGCCGCGACCGCGGCCCGGCCGGGCCGGCCTCGAGAGAGGCCGGCTCGCTTCGTCTCCGCCCCTCCTTCGCCCCCTCGCGCCACCCCGCCCGCCCCGCGGCCCGACCGGCGCGCCGCACCGCCCGCCCGCACGGCGAAGGATCCGCCGGGTGGGCAAGCGGGCGAGGGGGCAACCGGGTTAGACTCCCACCCTTCCGGAATCGACGTGGCGAAGGCCCTCAGCGACAAGAGCTGGCTCGAGCACCTCCTCGCCGAGGAGCTGGAGCAGCACGACCCCGACGCCGCCCGCGCGCGGCTGCCGGCCGACGTGCGCGCGGCGGCCGAGGCGCGGGGCGACCTGCTCCCCGCGGCGCGCCTGCTGGTGGCCCGCTCGCTGCGCCGCCGGCGGCTCTGCGCCGAGGCCCCGGCGCCGGACGACGCGTTCCTCGACGAGGTCCGCACGCACGTGGGGCTGGCGCTCGACCTCGCGCTCTTGCGCGGCGAGCCGTTCCTGCGCACCCGCCAGCGCGCCGAGATCGCCGCGTTCCTGGCGGCGGCGCTCGGCCTCGACGCGCTCGCGCTCGAGGTCGAGCCGGAGCAGCCGGGCGGGTCCACCGACCGCGCGGTCGAGCGCGCGCTCCGCGGCGCCGCCGAGGCGCTGCAGGCCCGCGCGTACCCGGCCGGCGATCCCGTCTCCGGGCTGCCGCTCCACCCCGGCGCGACCGCCATCCTGCGCCGGCGGCTCGCGCGCGTGGTGCTCGGCTTCCACCGCGCCGGGCGGCTCGATCCCGTGGCGCTGGCCCGTCACGGCGCCTACGCCGCGCGCGAGTCGGTGCTGCTCGCCGAGGCGCTCTCCGGCCTGCTGCTCGCGGCCGGCTCGGACGGCGAGCGCGCCCGAGGCGTGCGGGTGCGGCAGCTCGCGCGCCTCGGCCTGTCGCGCGCCGAGCTGCGCGACGCGCGCCGCCTGGTGGCGTCCCCCCGCGGCCCCGAGGCGATCGCGGCCGACGCGCCGGAGCGGGTGCGGCCGTTCCTGCTCGAGCAGCTCCTGCTCGCGCAGCTCCGGGTCCGCCTCGACGGCGACGCGCCGCGCGGCTGGACCGAGCGCTTCGCCGCGGCGGCCGGGCTCGACGCGGCGGCGGTCGCCACCGCGCAGGTGGAGGCGGCGGCGCAGCACTGCGACCACGAGGTCTGGTTCGAGGCGTTCGACGAGGGCGGCGTCCCGGTGGACTGGCAGGTGCTCGCCGACGAGTGGGAGTCGGTGGCGGACCACGTGGTGGAGCGCGTCTCCACCGCGGTCACCGACAACCTCGGCTCGCTGGCGACCGAGATCCGCGAGACCGGCGAGCTGGGCGGGCTGCTCGCGAAGGCCGCCGCCGGGAAGACGCTCAGCGCGGCCGAGAAGCGCAAGGTGAAGGCGCAGCTCATCGACCTCGCCAAGGCGGTGCCCGCCCTCGCCATCTTCGCGGCGCCGGGCGGCATGCTGCTGCTGCCGCTGCTCGCGAAGCTGCTGCCCTTCAACCTGATGCCGAGCGCCTGGGACCGCCCGCCCCGCGGGGACGGCGCGCCCGCTGCCGGCGCGAAGCCTGCCGCCCCCGGCAAGGAAGTCGCCGCCGCGCCCGCGACGGCGAAGGCCCCGGGCAAGGCGGGCGGCCGCAAGCGCGAGCCCGCCTGAAGGCTTCGCGACTCCGCGCGGGATGAGCGCCAACGTCCGCTCACCCTGAGCGTAGGCGGGCCGCAGGCCCGCCGGAGTCGAAGGGTCGGGATGAGCGCGAACGTCCGCTCACCCTGAGCGTAGGCGGGCCGCAGGCCCGCCGGAGTCGAAGGGCTACCTCGCCGCCGGCCGCTTCAGCCGGAGCGCCAGCCGCAGCGCGTCCTCGTTCACGCCCGCGGTGAGCGTCCGGCCGCGGTCCTGCGCGACCGTCCGGTCGATCGCGGCGGCCACCTGCGCGGCGTCCGCGCCGAGCGGCTCGCGCGCGGCGATCCAGCCGAGCGCGAGCACCGCGGCGTGCCGCGCGGCGAGCGCCGCGTCCCCGTCCACCGGGCGCGCGATGGCGTCCGCGAGCGCGCGCGCCTGCGCGGACCCGCCGGCGCGGCCCACCTCGAGCGCGGCCCGGTCCCGCACCGCCGGGTCCGGGTCGGAGAGCTTGCCGGCCCAGCAGGCCGCGTCCTGGCAGGCTGCCGCGGCGGCGAGGCGCGCCTTCATCCCCGCGAGCGCCTGGCCCTCCTGCGCGGGGCAGCCGCTCCCGCACGCGCGGATGGCCTCGTCCACCAGCGCCGCCTCGGGCGCGCCGCCCAGCCGCGACAGCGCCGCGAGCGGCGCCTCGCGCACGCGCCACGCCCCCGCGGCGGCGGCCGCGCGCAGCGCCGGCAGCGCGGCCGGGTCGCCGATCCGCGCGAGCGCGTCGCAGTAGCGGTCGCGCGCGTCCGGGTCCGGCTCGCGGCCGATCAGGTCCGCGAGCGGCTTCACCGCCTCGCGCGCGCGCAGCCGGCCCAGCGACTCCGCCGCGAAGACGCGCACGTAGACGCCGACGCGGGGATCCGCGTCGCGGTAGGCGAGCCGCGCGACCAGGGCCGGCACCGCGTCCGGGCCGCCCACGTCGCCGAGCACCTGCGCCGCCTTCGCGTACAGCGCGCCGCTCACCACCCCGCGCGCGCGCGCCCAGTCCTGCAGGGCCGCGTCCTTCCCCTCCAGCACCGCCAGCAGCGGCGCGGCCATGGGCCGGCCGATCTGCGCGGCGGCGAACGCCGCCTCCGGGAAGAACGTGACGCCCGGGCGCTCCTCGAACAGCATCCGGAGCACCACCGGGCCGGCCCGCGCGTCGCCGATCCGGCCCAGCGCCAGGATGGCGCGCTTGGCGGTGAACGGCTCGACCTCGGTCGAGGTCGCGATGCGCACCAGCGTGTCGATCGCGGCCGGGTCGCCGATCTCGCCGAGCGCGTCCACCGCCGCCACCTGCGTGTAGCCGTCCGGCGAGGCGGTCAGCTCGACCAGCGCCGGCACCGCCTCGCGCGCCCGGAGCGCGCCGAGCGCGGTGGCGATGTGCCGGTTCGCGTCGCGCGTGTCGCGGTCCTGCGCGGCGCGGTCCACCGCGTCCAGCAGCGGCTTCACCGCGGCCGCGTCGCCGATCTCGCCGAGCGCCACGGCCGCCTCGCCGCGGGCCCGCGGCGCCTGCTTCAGCACCTCGACGAGGTACGGCACGGCGGCGCGGCGGTCGCCCGGCGCCTTGCGCACCTGCGCGAGCGCCTCGAGCTTCTCGTCGGTGCGGCTCCGGCTGGCGGCGCGCTTCGCCCACCCCTCCGCGTCCTTCGGGCTTCCACACGCGGTGACGAGCAGGCAGGCGAGCAGGGCGGCAGCGCGGCGCAGCGTCATCATGGGCAGCTCCTCGGCTCCGGGGGACGGCGTTCAGCGGCCGGCGGCGCCCTGGCGGGGCGCCGGAACGGCGATGGGGGTGGGCTCGGGATCGTCGATGGCGAGCGCGGCGCGCCGCTCGCGGGCGGCGGCGGCGAGCGCCTCGATGGCGGGGGCGAGCTCGGGGGCGTGGGCCTCGGCCGCACGCATCCGCTCCACGGCGGCCTCGAGCACGGCGGCGTGGCGCGCCTCGCGCGCCTTCATCGCGTCCACCGCCTCGAGGAACGT from Anaeromyxobacter dehalogenans 2CP-C includes:
- a CDS encoding HEAT repeat domain-containing protein, translated to MMTLRRAAALLACLLVTACGSPKDAEGWAKRAASRSRTDEKLEALAQVRKAPGDRRAAVPYLVEVLKQAPRARGEAAVALGEIGDAAAVKPLLDAVDRAAQDRDTRDANRHIATALGALRAREAVPALVELTASPDGYTQVAAVDALGEIGDPAAIDTLVRIATSTEVEPFTAKRAILALGRIGDARAGPVVLRMLFEERPGVTFFPEAAFAAAQIGRPMAAPLLAVLEGKDAALQDWARARGVVSGALYAKAAQVLGDVGGPDAVPALVARLAYRDADPRVGVYVRVFAAESLGRLRAREAVKPLADLIGREPDPDARDRYCDALARIGDPAALPALRAAAAAGAWRVREAPLAALSRLGGAPEAALVDEAIRACGSGCPAQEGQALAGMKARLAAAAACQDAACWAGKLSDPDPAVRDRAALEVGRAGGSAQARALADAIARPVDGDAALAARHAAVLALGWIAAREPLGADAAQVAAAIDRTVAQDRGRTLTAGVNEDALRLALRLKRPAAR